The following are encoded together in the Brassica napus cultivar Da-Ae chromosome A9, Da-Ae, whole genome shotgun sequence genome:
- the LOC106392888 gene encoding 60S ribosomal protein L34-2-like: MVQRLVYRSRHSYATKSNQHRIVKTPGGKLTYQTTKKRASGPKCPVTGKRIQGIPHLRPAEYKRSRLSRNRRTVNRAYGGVLSGLAVKDRIVRAFLVEEQKIVKKVLKLQKAKEKTAPKS; this comes from the exons ATGGTTCAACGGCTTGTGTACCGGTCACGCCACTCTTACGCCACCAAATCCAACCAACACCGCATCGTCAAAACTCCTG GTGGGAAGTTGACTTACCAGACGACGAAGAAGAGAGCTAGTGGACCTAAGTGCCCTGTGACTGGCAAGCGAATCCAAGGG ATTCCGCATCTGAGACCTGCTGAGTACAAGAGGTCGAGGTTGTCAAGGAACAGGAGGACAGTGAACCGTGCATACGGTGGTGTTCTCTCTGGACTAGCTGTTAAAGACAG GATCGTTAGGGCATTCTTGGTGGAAGAGCAGAAGATTGTGAAGAAGGTTTTGAAGCTTCAGAAGGCTAAGGAGAAGACTGCACCAAAGAGTTAG
- the LOC106390892 gene encoding transcription factor MYB30-like, with product MVRPPCCDKGGVKKGPWTPEEDIILVTYIQEHGPGNWRAVPTNTGLLRCSKSCRLRWTNYLRPGIKRGNFTEHEEKMIVHLQALLGNRWAAIASYLPQRTDNDIKNYWNTHLKKKLNKASQDSHQELDQSRDRSSISSSPSSSSANSNSYIPRGQWERRLQTDIHLAKKALSEALSPAVAPIVTSTLATTATTSSSSESRRSSSSTCGFLRVQETSTTYASSTENIAKLLKGWVKTSPKTQNSADQKNPPDSETKELMKSDDVQKDCAGGFQAFSGLDHSNDCDSPYHQTKLSPDHETKQAITGCSNQSQLSLFEKWLFEDFGGQIGDILLDENPNFF from the exons ATGGTGAGGCCTCCTTGTTGTGACAAAGGAGGAGTGAAGAAAGGGCCATGGACTCCTGAAGAAGATATCATTTTAGTTACTTACATCCAAGAACATGGTCCTGGAAACTGGAGAGCTGTCCCCACTAATACTG GGTTGCTTAGATGCAGCAAGAGTTGTAGGCTTAGATGGACAAACTATTTAAGGCCAGGAATCAAGAGAGGCAACTTCACAGAACATGAAGAAAAAATGATTGTCCATCTCCAAGCCCTCTTAGGCAACAG ATGGGCTGCAATTGCTTCATATCTTCCACAAAGGACAGACAATGACATTAAAAACTATTGGAACACtcatttgaagaagaaactcaacAAAGCCAGTCAAGATTCTcatcaagaacttgatcaaTCAAGAGATCGTTCCTcgatctcttcttctccatcatcttcttctgcaaATTCGAACTCTTACATACCAAGAGGTCAATGGGAAAGAAGACTTCAAACTGATATTCACTTGGCCAAGAAGGCCCTCTCCGAGGCTTTGTCGCCTGCCGTAGCACCGATCGTTACGTCAACGTTGGCCACTACGGCgacaacatcatcttcttctgaatCAAGACGTTCTTCTTCCTCAACATGCGGGTTTCTTCGGGTGCAAGAAACATCTACCACATATGCCTCTAGCACCGAGAATATAGCGAAATTGCTTAAAGGGTGGGTGAAGACCTCACCAAAGACTCAGAACTCCGCTgatcagaagaaccctccagattctgagacaaaagaatTGATGAAGAGTGATGATGTTCAGAAAGACTGTGCAGGGGGATTTCAAGCATTTTCCGGGCTTGATCACTCGAACGATTGTGACTCACCATATCATCAGACTAAACTTTCACCTGATCATGAGACTAAACAAGCCATAACTGGATGTAGTAACCAAAGTCAATTGTCCTTGTTCGAGAAGTGGCTGTTTGAGGATTTTGGTGGACAGATTGGTGATATTCTGTTGGATGAAAACCCTAACTTCTTCTGA